A single window of Leptospiraceae bacterium DNA harbors:
- a CDS encoding FecR domain-containing protein, translating to MKLVSMVFLIAGIIGLSAQEKETAVVSFLVGKVNLKTTADNKWKPLKKEDKVDSGDSVMTSNGSVVTITYKGSEFKIAANSTVVVNSLYSKDKDGSVEVKNGGAWFNIKDLGGRKFVAATPTSTAGVRGTAFGALYDDKTKIAMHCVCEGKVEVTSTEAGAKPKMVEKGNGSSFKEGSADIAMNSYKNLIVKKEAMPEFESKVKESPMLKNCLSCHAPKGWSAPGIIKDDKYGK from the coding sequence ATGAAGTTAGTGAGTATGGTGTTTTTGATTGCAGGTATAATTGGCTTATCTGCACAGGAAAAGGAAACGGCAGTTGTCAGTTTTTTGGTTGGCAAAGTTAATCTGAAGACTACTGCGGATAATAAATGGAAACCGCTGAAAAAAGAAGATAAGGTCGATAGCGGAGATTCTGTTATGACCAGTAATGGCTCTGTAGTTACCATAACTTATAAAGGGTCTGAGTTTAAGATTGCTGCGAATTCTACCGTTGTGGTTAATAGTCTTTATTCGAAAGATAAAGATGGCAGTGTAGAAGTGAAAAATGGCGGAGCTTGGTTCAATATAAAAGATCTGGGAGGGAGGAAGTTTGTTGCGGCTACTCCTACTTCTACCGCTGGAGTTCGTGGAACAGCTTTTGGCGCTTTGTATGATGACAAGACGAAAATTGCTATGCATTGTGTTTGTGAAGGCAAAGTAGAAGTAACCTCTACAGAAGCTGGGGCAAAACCTAAGATGGTGGAAAAAGGAAATGGAAGTAGTTTTAAAGAGGGAAGTGCTGATATCGCAATGAATTCTTACAAAAATTTAATTGTAAAAAAAGAAGCGATGCCTGAATTTGAATCGAAAGTAAAAGAGTCTCCTATGTTAAAGAACTGCCTTTCCTGCCACGCTCCAAAAGGCTGGTCTGCCCCAGGAATTATCAAGGACGACAAATACGGTAAATAA
- a CDS encoding organic hydroperoxide resistance protein, which yields MKKLYTAVMTASGGRSGSVKSPDGKYEFALSMPKELRGEGGDGVNPELLFAAGYSACFHSAMKVVATRKKVEIENSSVTASVDIGMISGGGFGLAVTLTVRIPGMEKEAAEELVAAAHLVCPYSNATRNNIEVTLVVES from the coding sequence ATGAAGAAATTATACACAGCAGTAATGACAGCAAGTGGCGGAAGATCAGGTAGCGTTAAATCGCCTGACGGTAAATATGAATTTGCCTTATCTATGCCAAAAGAACTTAGAGGCGAAGGGGGAGATGGGGTTAATCCTGAATTGCTCTTTGCCGCTGGTTATTCGGCTTGTTTTCACAGTGCGATGAAAGTTGTTGCTACTCGGAAAAAAGTTGAGATAGAGAATTCTTCTGTTACTGCTTCAGTCGATATAGGAATGATTAGTGGGGGAGGATTTGGATTAGCCGTTACTTTGACTGTTCGCATTCCTGGTATGGAAAAAGAAGCAGCAGAAGAACTCGTTGCAGCAGCGCATCTAGTTTGTCCTTATTCCAATGCTACACGCAACAACATCGAAGTTACACTTGTAGTCGAATCGTAA
- a CDS encoding cysteine-rich CWC family protein encodes MNTETINQSKSKICPSCKKSFECKVASIQNCECAAITLTTTQRNYIAENFTDCLCVDCLKKIASL; translated from the coding sequence ATGAATACGGAAACTATAAATCAATCAAAATCGAAAATTTGTCCATCGTGTAAAAAGTCATTCGAGTGCAAAGTTGCTTCAATCCAAAATTGTGAATGTGCAGCAATCACCCTCACAACCACACAAAGAAATTATATCGCCGAAAATTTTACAGATTGCCTATGCGTCGATTGTCTCAAAAAGATTGCGAGTCTGTGA
- a CDS encoding DUF705 domain-containing protein → MVIVFDMDNTLADEMGAGLRPGIVDFLQKLKSEKHELKLWTNSKRERAISILQEHKLKAYFTECIYREDYDPDDKGIRKDIRRVKGDFLIDDDPKEIQFVKSIGKDGFLITSFRKGGKVKAGELDEIYKVIKSKSAFIKNFF, encoded by the coding sequence ATGGTAATTGTATTTGATATGGATAATACTTTAGCGGATGAAATGGGAGCAGGATTACGACCCGGTATCGTAGATTTTTTGCAGAAATTAAAATCCGAGAAACACGAATTAAAGCTCTGGACAAATTCAAAAAGAGAAAGAGCCATTTCCATTTTGCAAGAGCATAAATTAAAAGCATATTTTACAGAATGCATATATCGAGAAGACTATGATCCTGATGATAAGGGGATACGCAAAGATATCCGCAGAGTAAAAGGTGATTTTTTAATAGACGATGACCCAAAAGAAATTCAATTTGTAAAGTCCATAGGTAAAGATGGATTCTTAATTACTTCTTTTCGAAAAGGCGGAAAGGTAAAAGCAGGAGAGTTAGACGAAATCTACAAAGTCATTAAAAGTAAATCAGCATTTATTAAAAATTTTTTTTAA
- a CDS encoding TonB-dependent receptor — translation MSFRIQLSLVSFCLCGISLCTTSPLSAQETKKSNTVEVIGKSTESEAGKTKSVKTDPTGFTEVIDAEKFRGKYTSLTDVLEREAGVRVRRFGGLGSYSTLSIRGSNANQVRIYVDGVPLNNAQGGEVNLSDLSFDNLEKIEIYKSGSSPGFSGSAIGGTVNLVTSKSSRKPSTRFIVSGGSLNTIKMSASHNASVNNVRYTLFAQQEKSDQNFTFRNNNGTYFNQLDDFDDKRRNAQFNRYNFTGNVSFDVRQTTVTLLNDFNYRQNGIPGPGSNQTKKVEREYLRNTSSLGTSTKSFLFTNLNLDTRLFYTGARDHLFDPLSEFSSGTPNSKADIQQYGLHILPSLYLLGSNQILRFMLALERETFKRDRRNKFDQVVDFSTRKFRHHTTWQIQDEIRLFDKRLTLTPTIQQELYIDRFNSQDSLFQNTQSDPNKKTTQYTNYRMGLLGVIYKNTENTFSFKSNIARERRIPDFLELFGERGSVIGNLSLKPERSVNMDAGFVYDTQRQNVKFTGSIAYFQKNITDMILFVPNSQFTLRPENIDSASIKGIEFTQNLTLFERWKLESNYTYQKAINTSDTTYLKGKYLPLRPVNEWHGSISRRFDKFELGLENIFIGAVFKDRANEYQNYQPARWLHNIFFTYYIKRSTEEDNREFLLTLEVKNITDKRAEDIVGYPLPGRIWYGTLSGRF, via the coding sequence ATGTCTTTTCGAATTCAACTTAGTCTGGTAAGTTTTTGCCTCTGTGGCATATCTTTATGCACAACATCACCATTATCCGCACAAGAGACAAAGAAATCAAATACAGTAGAAGTAATTGGAAAATCAACAGAAAGCGAAGCGGGCAAAACAAAATCCGTAAAAACAGATCCAACTGGATTTACAGAAGTAATTGATGCAGAAAAATTTAGAGGGAAATACACCTCGTTAACCGACGTTTTGGAAAGAGAAGCAGGTGTGCGCGTGAGAAGATTTGGAGGCTTAGGTTCGTATTCAACACTTTCTATTCGAGGCTCAAATGCAAACCAGGTGAGAATCTATGTAGATGGAGTTCCACTGAATAACGCACAGGGCGGAGAAGTGAATCTTTCCGATTTGTCTTTTGACAATTTGGAGAAAATCGAAATCTACAAATCAGGCTCTTCACCCGGGTTCAGTGGCTCAGCGATAGGCGGCACAGTAAACCTCGTTACAAGTAAAAGTTCCCGTAAACCATCCACTCGCTTTATAGTTTCCGGTGGTAGTTTAAACACAATCAAGATGAGTGCAAGTCATAACGCAAGTGTGAATAATGTGCGTTATACTCTATTTGCGCAACAGGAAAAGTCAGATCAAAACTTTACCTTTCGCAATAACAATGGCACTTACTTTAACCAGCTAGATGATTTCGATGACAAAAGAAGAAACGCTCAGTTTAATCGTTATAATTTTACAGGAAATGTTTCGTTTGATGTAAGGCAAACAACTGTTACTCTCTTAAATGATTTTAATTATCGCCAAAACGGAATTCCCGGACCCGGTAGCAATCAAACTAAAAAAGTAGAGCGAGAATATCTAAGAAACACAAGCTCGCTAGGAACTAGCACAAAATCATTCTTATTCACGAACCTAAACTTAGACACTAGGCTTTTTTATACCGGTGCTAGAGACCATTTATTTGATCCACTTTCTGAGTTTTCTAGCGGCACTCCAAACTCAAAAGCTGATATTCAGCAATACGGATTACATATATTACCCTCTCTTTATTTACTTGGCTCCAATCAGATTTTGCGATTCATGCTTGCTTTAGAGCGCGAGACATTTAAGCGAGATAGAAGAAATAAATTTGATCAGGTTGTAGATTTTTCTACTCGTAAATTTAGACATCATACTACCTGGCAGATACAAGATGAGATTCGTCTATTTGATAAGCGTTTGACTTTAACCCCTACCATTCAGCAGGAACTTTATATTGACCGCTTTAACTCGCAAGATAGTCTTTTTCAAAATACACAGAGCGATCCAAATAAAAAAACTACACAATATACAAATTACAGAATGGGGCTACTCGGTGTAATCTACAAAAATACAGAAAATACTTTTAGCTTTAAATCAAACATCGCCCGAGAAAGAAGAATTCCTGACTTCTTAGAATTGTTTGGAGAAAGAGGCTCTGTGATTGGAAATCTTTCTTTGAAACCGGAACGAAGTGTGAATATGGACGCTGGATTTGTATACGATACACAAAGGCAAAATGTAAAGTTTACAGGTTCGATTGCTTATTTTCAAAAAAATATTACCGATATGATTTTGTTTGTTCCTAATTCGCAATTCACTTTACGACCGGAAAACATTGACTCAGCAAGCATTAAGGGAATTGAGTTTACTCAGAATTTAACTCTATTTGAACGATGGAAATTGGAGTCTAATTACACTTACCAAAAAGCAATTAATACATCTGATACAACTTACTTAAAAGGAAAATATTTGCCATTACGTCCAGTCAACGAGTGGCATGGTAGCATTAGCCGCCGCTTCGATAAATTTGAATTAGGATTAGAGAATATCTTCATCGGTGCAGTATTCAAAGACCGCGCCAACGAATACCAAAACTATCAACCCGCTCGCTGGCTTCATAATATTTTCTTTACCTATTACATTAAACGGTCTACTGAAGAGGATAACCGAGAGTTTCTACTTACTCTCGAAGTCAAAAACATCACCGATAAAAGAGCAGAGGATATAGTAGGTTATCCTCTGCCGGGTAGAATTTGGTATGGAACGCTTAGTGGGAGATTTTAG
- a CDS encoding DinB family protein gives MKEQLTTSYEKATHILSYATSNLKKEDLLATPGPGLWSLTEVILHIVDCDLVFSDRIKRVIAEENPTLMAFDENKWKENLAYKPENVSASVRLFSANREYVAQILNSISEQDLQRTGIHSQAGTLTLQQLIEKANWHFDHHIKFLYGKRANIGKPVNEIYTA, from the coding sequence ATGAAAGAACAATTAACAACCTCTTATGAGAAAGCAACACATATCTTAAGTTATGCAACATCCAATTTAAAAAAAGAGGACTTACTCGCAACGCCCGGTCCAGGACTTTGGAGTCTAACAGAAGTTATCCTTCATATTGTAGATTGCGACTTAGTATTCAGTGATAGAATCAAACGAGTAATCGCCGAAGAGAACCCTACTCTCATGGCTTTTGATGAAAACAAATGGAAAGAGAATCTTGCCTATAAACCAGAGAATGTTTCTGCCTCGGTTAGACTTTTTTCGGCTAATAGAGAGTATGTTGCACAAATACTCAATTCCATTTCCGAACAGGATTTGCAGAGAACAGGGATTCATTCGCAAGCCGGCACTTTAACTCTACAACAACTCATCGAAAAAGCAAACTGGCATTTCGATCATCATATAAAATTTCTCTATGGCAAACGGGCTAATATCGGTAAGCCGGTGAATGAGATTTATACTGCTTAG
- a CDS encoding adenosine deaminase: MSFLDLHNHLYGSITAEKLFEIGLNNPNPRWNLYTELHQKFHKEELNTKSFFNDYKDIERFKSIYLFKKPAPFLEFQSKFNLIIALCKFDEDEIKSVSKDIVIEHANKGVVFAEYRIMYAPYATKDVYFSKTIAACEGLLLGEQSVSNSMKAKLVVSLHRDGNYEEQYKWLKELMNKNDLVREYLVGIDFCYIEEGFPPKEKKSFFQTIIRDNMDNPQSALSILYHVGESFADKTPKSAVRWIGESALYGSHRLGHCIALGINPESFADKTFSETIGERLDQIKFEILHYEKIKSFGKTQNYSKLMHEKEILENANIDSKISFKMNKQYIDELNTFQDFVIYLVREESKAVIECCPTSNLYIGMLPGMKEHPIRRFIKNNLRVTIGSDDPGIFDTTLVSEYEHAANAGLSIEELEQIKQKSKLYISEILTGRNK; encoded by the coding sequence ATGAGTTTTCTAGATTTACACAATCATCTTTACGGATCCATTACGGCAGAAAAACTTTTTGAAATCGGACTAAACAATCCGAATCCCAGATGGAATTTATATACCGAACTACACCAGAAATTTCACAAAGAAGAATTGAATACAAAAAGCTTTTTTAATGACTACAAAGACATAGAGCGGTTTAAAAGCATATACCTCTTTAAGAAACCCGCTCCTTTTCTAGAATTTCAATCCAAATTCAATCTAATCATAGCCTTATGCAAATTCGATGAAGATGAAATTAAATCCGTGAGCAAAGATATAGTAATCGAACATGCAAATAAGGGAGTTGTATTTGCTGAATATCGCATTATGTATGCACCCTACGCAACCAAAGATGTCTACTTTTCAAAAACGATAGCCGCTTGCGAAGGATTGCTGTTAGGCGAACAATCAGTTAGTAATTCAATGAAAGCAAAACTTGTTGTCTCTCTACATCGAGATGGAAATTATGAGGAGCAATACAAATGGCTCAAAGAATTAATGAACAAAAATGATTTAGTCAGAGAATATTTAGTAGGTATTGATTTTTGTTACATTGAAGAGGGATTTCCCCCAAAGGAAAAGAAATCTTTTTTTCAAACCATTATTCGGGATAATATGGATAATCCGCAATCTGCTTTATCCATATTATATCATGTGGGAGAAAGCTTTGCGGATAAGACACCTAAGTCAGCAGTAAGATGGATAGGAGAATCAGCTCTCTACGGTTCGCATCGACTCGGTCATTGTATCGCTCTTGGCATCAACCCGGAAAGCTTCGCTGACAAAACATTTTCAGAAACAATAGGCGAAAGACTCGATCAGATTAAATTTGAAATTTTACATTACGAAAAAATTAAATCCTTCGGAAAAACGCAGAACTATTCAAAATTAATGCACGAGAAAGAAATACTTGAAAACGCAAACATTGACTCCAAGATTTCATTTAAAATGAATAAACAATATATTGATGAACTAAATACTTTTCAGGATTTTGTGATTTACTTAGTGCGAGAAGAATCTAAAGCTGTTATTGAATGTTGCCCTACGTCTAATTTATATATCGGAATGCTGCCTGGAATGAAGGAACATCCCATTAGAAGATTTATAAAAAATAATCTGAGAGTAACAATTGGAAGTGATGACCCTGGAATTTTTGATACCACTTTAGTTAGCGAATATGAGCATGCGGCTAATGCAGGTTTATCAATAGAAGAGTTGGAACAAATTAAACAAAAGTCAAAATTATACATATCAGAAATTTTAACAGGAAGGAATAAATGA
- a CDS encoding YceI family protein, which yields MKRIILFYLAIFILNLEATEIKEDHLTITTGKIIFISEAPQETIKGIGKQISGDVYFKEKKVNISIDLTDWKTNNRLQTSHLHENYLETEKFPKAIFEGVIQSYDTKSGEVVVVGSISLHGVIRKDVSIKGNVTATDSGYSLACEFPINLKDFSIQVPKLLILKVSEIVKLEVKLDLKSVK from the coding sequence ATGAAAAGGATAATATTATTTTACCTCGCCATATTTATTTTAAACTTAGAAGCAACTGAGATAAAAGAAGACCATTTAACTATAACCACCGGGAAAATTATTTTTATAAGTGAAGCTCCACAGGAAACAATCAAGGGCATCGGCAAGCAAATTTCAGGCGATGTTTACTTCAAAGAAAAGAAAGTCAATATTTCAATTGATCTTACTGATTGGAAAACAAACAATCGACTCCAAACCTCGCATCTACATGAAAATTATTTGGAAACGGAAAAATTCCCGAAAGCGATATTTGAAGGAGTGATTCAGTCTTATGATACTAAGTCCGGAGAAGTTGTAGTCGTAGGTTCAATTAGTTTACACGGCGTTATCCGCAAAGATGTGAGCATCAAAGGGAATGTAACCGCTACTGACTCAGGCTATTCTCTTGCTTGTGAATTTCCTATTAACTTAAAGGATTTTTCTATTCAAGTTCCAAAGTTACTGATTCTCAAAGTGAGTGAGATCGTGAAATTAGAAGTCAAGTTAGATTTAAAATCTGTAAAATAA
- a CDS encoding MATE family efflux transporter has product MIFFKSKLNLHITELSLPVFFGMLSHTLIQVSDTIMVGKLGSEAIASAGLGGIAYFTILSFLMNGSVGIQILTARRYGEKNEIEIGKIGISVLYFSLVAGLLFSVLGYYLSHWVIALISNDPSIIQSASSYLAYRFLGTIFFFPIFALRGFMDGLGHTYLGMIAAFSSTFSNIFMNWVLIYGNLGFTALGVDGAAIASALSGIPAMLILVVYLFKKDIAYYLKQSHFQFDFLILKNAISIGLPSAIDGSLTNIAFMVFNKFAGMIGIDALAASQIIISIISLSFMPGFAFGVAATTILGQAMGAGKFQLARLGTFRSAKFSAVLMGIMGILFIVFGKQIIGLFSAELPVIREAYPALIVISIVQVGDAYHMVFGSALRSAGLVVWVLQVYAVISYLVMLPLAYLLGVYLRLGSLGLWSAVSIWLVCLSLCFVWKFNQGDWKHRKI; this is encoded by the coding sequence ATGATTTTTTTTAAATCAAAATTAAATCTTCATATCACAGAGCTTTCTTTACCTGTTTTTTTTGGAATGCTTAGTCATACATTGATTCAAGTGAGTGATACTATAATGGTTGGGAAGCTCGGCTCGGAAGCGATTGCCTCGGCAGGACTAGGCGGCATCGCATATTTTACAATTCTTTCTTTTTTGATGAATGGTTCTGTGGGCATACAAATATTAACCGCTCGCAGGTATGGAGAAAAAAATGAAATAGAAATTGGTAAGATAGGAATTAGCGTTTTATATTTCTCCCTTGTTGCTGGATTGCTTTTTTCAGTTCTGGGATATTATTTATCTCACTGGGTAATCGCTCTTATCTCAAATGATCCGAGTATAATCCAGAGTGCATCTTCCTATCTAGCTTATCGATTTCTGGGAACCATATTTTTCTTTCCTATCTTTGCACTTCGAGGTTTTATGGATGGTCTAGGACATACTTATCTTGGAATGATTGCAGCTTTTAGTTCGACATTCTCTAATATTTTTATGAACTGGGTATTGATTTACGGCAATTTAGGATTTACCGCTCTAGGTGTGGACGGAGCTGCCATTGCCTCTGCTCTTTCCGGAATTCCTGCTATGCTAATTCTAGTGGTTTATCTTTTCAAAAAGGATATTGCTTATTATTTAAAACAGTCCCATTTTCAATTCGACTTTTTAATCCTAAAAAATGCAATTAGCATTGGTTTACCTTCTGCAATTGATGGATCTCTCACTAATATTGCATTTATGGTATTCAACAAATTTGCCGGTATGATAGGAATAGACGCATTAGCCGCTTCTCAAATAATTATTAGTATTATCAGTCTTTCGTTTATGCCTGGATTCGCCTTTGGTGTTGCGGCTACTACTATTTTAGGTCAGGCTATGGGAGCAGGCAAGTTTCAACTCGCTAGGCTTGGAACATTTCGCTCCGCTAAATTTTCGGCTGTGCTCATGGGAATAATGGGAATTTTGTTCATCGTTTTCGGCAAGCAAATCATTGGTTTATTTTCTGCGGAGTTGCCAGTTATTCGAGAAGCATACCCCGCACTCATTGTGATTTCCATCGTCCAAGTAGGGGATGCATACCACATGGTTTTTGGTTCAGCCTTACGCAGTGCGGGTCTTGTTGTGTGGGTATTACAAGTGTATGCCGTTATCTCTTATTTAGTCATGTTGCCATTAGCCTACTTACTTGGTGTTTACTTACGATTAGGCTCTCTTGGACTCTGGTCTGCAGTTTCCATTTGGTTAGTTTGCCTCTCTCTTTGTTTTGTATGGAAATTCAACCAAGGCGATTGGAAACATCGAAAGATATAA